A stretch of DNA from Desmospora activa DSM 45169:
TAAGTGATTTCTTCGGCATATTCCGTCTCGTTCTCGACGGGGGTTTCTAGAATAACGGGAAGCCCTTCAAACCGGTCACAACGTAAAAACAGCGATAAAGCGGAAGCGCCGATCTCTCCTTGACCGATTTTTTCATGCCGATCTTTGCGGGAGTCATAGGGGGCTTTGCTGTCATTGAAATGGATCGCTACCAACTGCTCCAGGTAGCCGGTTTCCTCCATGGTTTGCACGAGGTCGTCAAAACTATCCTCATTCCACACGCCAGCGGCAAAAGCATGGCAGGTGTCAAAACAAAAGCCGATTTTTTCCGGATAGTCTGTTGCTTCCCGCACACGTACCAAATCTTCGATTGCAAGTCCTAATTCGCTACCTTGACCGGCTGTATTTTCCAACAATAAGCGAGTGGACCCTTGATATTCCGATAAAATTTCGTTCAAGGTTTCCACCATACGGCGGGTGCCATACTCTACCCCTTCACCCACATGTTTGCCGCAATGAACCACCGCTCCCACCGCTCCGTAGGTTTCCGCAATGTGCAAATCTTCTTTGATGGAACGGATCGTCACTTCATGCAAATCCGCCTTTGGCGTCGATAAATTTGTAATATAAGGTGTATGCACCACTAAGGTGATATTTTTTTCCCGACAAAAGGCCACCCCTCGCTCTGCATCCTGATAATCGATTTTTTTGGGTCGTAAACCACGGGGATTTTTGGTAAAAACCTGAAACGATGCCGCTCCCAACTCTTCCGCACGTCGAGATGCATTTTGGAACCCTTTGGCTACACTGATGTGACAACCGATTTTCATTCTTTCCCCTCCTCTAAACGAAGAAGCGCCTCACTCAGGGCGGGCGCTTCAACCTTCTTCATCATACCATCGGGCTAGTCTACTCGCAAGCGGCTCCATCGGGCACCGTTGCCCTTCGTTCCTCCAACAGAACGGTCACATGGTCGGTAATAATCGCTTCCACCGATAGCTGGAGCAGACGCCGCATCTCTTGCTGACGATTGACGGTAAATGGTCGCACTGGCAAACCCGCTTGTTGGCATCCGTACACCGTCTCTTCCCGTACTGTCGGCCAGTAAGGGTGCAGGGAAGAAACCCCGACATGGCGGGCATACTGCCACGGTTCAAACAGATCGGCCATATAGAGGATGGCTGTATCCATCTCCGGGCGCAACTCGTGTATGGTACGCAAACTATAATGGTTAAAAGATGAAATGATCGTCCGTTCCGCCATGCCATAACGATCCACCCGCTCCAAAACTGCCTGTTCCAATCCCGGATACCGAATCTTATTGTTTTTAAGTTCAATATTGATCCATAAACCTTTGTCTGCCGTTAAGGACAATACTTCATCCAGGGTTGGAATCGGCTCACCGGCAAAATGATCATGAAGCCAAGAACCCGCATCCAGGCGGCGGATTTCCTCTAAGGTAAGGTTTGTCACCTTTCCTTTTTTCCCTGTTGTCCGCTTGACCGTCTCATCATGGATGACCACCACTTCGCCGTCTTTGCTCAGGTGAACATCCAGTTCCAAACCGTCGGCACCCGCTTCAGCGGCCAAGCGAAACGCAGCCATGGTATTCTCAGGGGCTTTGGCAGAGTAGCCGCGATGTGCCAATACTTTCGTCTGTCCCATGTGCCATCCCTTTCTAAAGAGCCGTGTTGGAGAGATAGATTTGGTTTGCACTTTTTAGCGAGAAACCATTTGCATCCGGCAGATGTTCCACCTGTAAGGTTGAATCAAAATAAAGTGCACTCTCACGGTCGACCACCACCGTAATGCTACCTACCTCCTGCCGGAGATCATCAGGCTGTGGTAGATCCCAGTTCATTTCATATAACAACGTCGCCCCACAGCCACAACCTTCATGCAGTGCTGCCAGCCGCAAAGCCGCATCCGTTGTCGGACGGCATTCCATCAGCCGTTGATGGGTGTTTGGTTCAATGATCACTTCCACCTTTACCCCTCCTGTGGTCTGCCTCTGTAGTATACACAACTTTGCTGAAGTGGGCATCCCACACAACGGGGCTTTCCTTTACGACAGTGATCTTTCCCCAACTCCACCAATAACGCATGCAATCGCGAAAGATTCGATCTCTGTTCCAATGTGGTGATAACCGTTCGCCTAACAAAATCATCCTCCAGCTCAGTAATCCCCAGCCAACGCGACCAAATGCGCCGGCTGTATGCATCGACGACAAAAGTAGACCGTGCGAGGGCATCGGAAAGAATCAGGTCGGCGGTTTCCGCCCCGATACCACGAATCGAGAGCAACTCTTGCCGCAAATGGAGAGTAGACATTGTGTGAAAAAACTCCTTCCCGCCCGCTTCTGTCCACCACTGAGCCAAGCGAATAAGAGTCGCCGCTTTGGCGTGATAAAAACCGGCAGGTCGAATTTGTTGGCGCAGTACCGCTTCATCCAGAGCGGCCAAGGTTGCCGGTTGCGTCCACCCTGCTTTTCGCAATGCAGTCAAAGCTTGAAACGCTTGTCGCCATGTCGTCCGTTGCACCAACACAGCGCCAATCGCCCGCTCAAAGGAATCCTCCACTCCCCACCACTCAGCCGTCGTCAAGGCCGGACGCCATTGGCGGAGTATCTCCCACCCCTGTCTCACCGCAGTGGGAGTCAGCTTTTTCGCAATCATGTTCAGCCAACCACAGGATGAGACAACCGACCCAGGCCTTCAATCTCCATCTCTACCTGATCACCAGCGGCCAACGGTCCAACTCCGGCAGGGGTGCCGGTCAAGATTACATCGCCGGATTCCAGCGGAAAGACCGCTGACAAGGCGGCGATCAATCGCGGGATCGAATGGACCATCTCCGCCGTCGATCCCTCTTGTTTCAGTTCGTTATTCACCCACAGTCGAAGGGTGCGGTCGGTGGGGTCCCAGTCCGTTTCAATCCAGGGACCCACCGGTTTAAAGGTATCATGGGATTTGGAACGGGTAAATTGACCATCCTTTTTTTGTTGGACGCGGTTGGTGATATCTAAGGCACAGGTATAGCCCCAAATATGATCCCACGCTTGTTCCTCAGGAATATTCTTGCCCGGGGTTCCAATCACCACCGCCAACTCCGCCTCATGCTCAATGCGATCTTCTCGGTTCGGCAGGCGGATCGTCTCCCCGTCTGCAATAATCGCCGTAGGGGAAACCAGAAAAAAGAGCGGTTCCGTCGGCACTTCATTCCCTTTTTCCGCAGCATGCTTAGCATAATTGCGCCCGATAGCGATCAGTTTACGCGGATGGACAGGAGCAGGCAGAGCCGTTGGAGCTGCCACAGGCTCCTCTTCAGCTGTAAACGACCCCCACGGCTCCCCCACAACCAGTTGGATGCGCCCATCCTCTAATCGATAACCCCATCGGATGCCATTTCCCGACGGAATACGAACCCATTTCATCCAATTTTTCCTCCTTTTTATAAAAACGGCACCCATGATGGGCGCCTCCTGATTATTTACCAAACCCAACGGCCAATTGGGTCAAGGTTCTAACGGCAACGCCGGTGGCACCTTTGTTGTGGATCCCATCATCCTTTTTTGTATCAGCGGTGCCGGCGATATCCAAGTGAACCCAAGGCGTCTCCTCTGCAAAATGTTTAAGAAACATGCCACCCTGGATCACACCGGCGACAGAGCCGTTCACATTTTTAAGATCAGCGACATTACTTTTCAGATATTCATCGTATTCCGGAAATAAGGGCAACTCCCATACCTTTTCCCCGGTCAAGAGAGCAGCTTCTTTCACCTGGGCGGCCCAGTCGTCATGATTGGTCATCAGACCGGTGGTAGTGTGACCGAGCGCAATAATAACGGCTCCGGTTAAGGTGGCCACATTTACTAACGATGTCGCTCCCAATCGACGGGCATAACTGATGCCATCCGCCAATACCAATCGACCCTCGGCATCGGTATGATTAATCTCAATCGTTTTACCGCTAAAGGAGCCGATAACGTCGCCAGGGCGGTAACCGTCACCGTTGATCATATTTTCACAGGCGGGAATCACCGCCATCACATTGCAATGGGGTTTTAAACGGCCAATCGCTTCCATCGCGCCAAAAACGGCGGCAGCACCGGCCATATCCCCTTTCATCTCTTCCATTCCCCGTCCCGGTTTCACCTGGATCCCACCGGAGTCAAAGGTAATGCCTTTACCGACCAACCCCAGCATCTCCTGACTCTCCGGCGCTCCACGATGGGTGAGAACGATCATCTGTGCCGGTTCCCCGGCACGACCGACGGACAACAACGCATCCATCCCTAGTTCAACCAGACGCTCTTCCGTTAAAATATCCGCTTCTAACCCGTATTGATCCGCTAATTCCCGCGAACGTTCTGCCAAAGTCGAAGGGGTCAATTTGTTGGCGGGCTCATTGACCAGATCACGGGCGGTCTTGGTAGCGGCGGCAAAGGCGATCCCCCGTTCCAACCCTGCTTTTAGCGCAGAATCACTCACTCCCTCCAACGCTAACCAGACTGTTTCCAGTTCCTGTTTCTCCGTCTGCTCTTTCGTTTTATAGCCATCATAACGATAAGTGCCCAGTTCAATCCCTTCCACCAGCGCTTGTACCCAATCGGCGGAGTTGAACCGTTCTTTCAGCCGGGCAGAGGAACAACCGATCGCTAATTGTTTGATACCCGCCTTTCGCGCCGTCTTAGCCGCGAGAGCCATTCCGTTGCGCCAGCGGTCCAAATCGAGATCGCTTTCTTTTCCCAAGCCGACGATCAAAAGTCGTTTGGCCGGAATCTTGCCCCAGTTATGTACTAAGCGGATTTCCCGATATCTACCGGTAATCTCCCCTTCGCTCACCAGTTGCGACAGCCGATGATCCAGTGCTTCATCCAACATCCGGGTGCAGCCTTTGAGCGCTTCCTCACCCTGTGTATGAACGACGACAATCCCATCCGTTGCCAGCCTCTCCACCGGTTCCTTTGTCATTCTCCACTCCATGTTACTCCCTCCTGTCGCACATGATAAAAAAGCGTATCCCGCATCGCGGAGATACACTCAATTTATTTCGACAACAGTAGGGAATCTCCTTCTTTTCATCCACATTCAATCAGAGGCAATTTCATCCTCGTCTTAAAGTGCTTCCAACTGAAGCATTTCTTGGCGCAATTCCTGCAAACGGGCCTTACATTGATCCACCCGATGTGTGTTGTTTTCAAGCAACGCTTCATACAACAGGGCCAACTCATAATCCAGTTCCAGACGCAGGACAGGGATCCGCTTTTCCGGCTCCCGGCAACGGAATGCTTTGATCACATCTTCCATGGTTGCAGCACCCCTTCCTATGGGAGAAGATATGCCCCCCACTCGTCCGGACGAGAGAGGACCGATTGGGTCAAACGATGGATTCCATGGATCATCTGGCTCCATCTTTGACCCCTTAAACAAGAATTAAACCTCGGCCCGTATTGAACGAATATTATTTCTATTTATGATACGCAATCTCCCTAAAAGTGGTCACGGATATCTTCCCTTTCTCTCTGCTTCTTCATGCCCAAAATAGGTTTGAATGAGAGAGTGTTGTGATAACATAGATAAGGATCAGCTTCTATTAAAGGCGGTGTTTCCGTGGCCTTTCATGGTTTTACACAATCAGATTTTAATGTATTTTCCATTCCCGGTTTAGAGCCTCGGATGGAAGCCTTAAAAGAACGAATTCGGCCCAACTTGGAGGCGTTGGGTGAAGAGATGGCTCCGTTTTTATCCGATTTGACCGGGGAAACCATGTATGTTCATGTGGCCAAACATGCCCGGCGCAGTGTTCATCCTCCCGCTGAAACATGGGTAGCATGGTCTTCACAAAAACGTGGATACAAATCCCTTCCCCACTTTCAGGTTGGACTGCGGGAGCAGGAGTGCTTCGCCATGTTTGCCCTCATCTATGAATATCCGCGCAAACCGGAGTTTGCACGGGATTTGCTGGAGCAGCTGGATGAAGTCTTGCCCACCCTTCCGCGCCATTTTGTCATCTCCCAAGACCACACCCGACCGGAGACAGACTCTCTGCAGGAATTGGGACAGGAAGGGTTGCAGCGGGTCCTGGAGCGGTTGCAACGCGTAAAAAAAGCGGAATTTCTGTGTGGATCACTCCACCAGCACAATGAATCCCTACTCCATAAGCCTGACGTGCTGAAAAAAGTTGGAAACCACCTTTTCCCAAGTTGCTCCACTGTATCGACTGGCGCAGCCGTGAGCGGGTGCAGCCGGCTCCGATTATAAGAAAACATGATCGGATCGTTCCCACTTTCCACTTAAAGCGGGATCAATCGACCCTTCCTGATTGGAAGGGTATTTTTGCGGTTTTTTCACTATTGTATAATAACAATTTTATAATGTCCACAATTGTCCTATAACAACGAATTCTAAAGAAAAAGAAGGGCTTCCTCCCCCTCCGTACAGATACTATAGCAATAAATTGAAAAACGCATCGCCGATTATGCAACCTTTCCCCGCCCGAACTCGAAAAAGATCACCGATCCATATATT
This window harbors:
- a CDS encoding deoxyribonuclease IV; this encodes MKIGCHISVAKGFQNASRRAEELGAASFQVFTKNPRGLRPKKIDYQDAERGVAFCREKNITLVVHTPYITNLSTPKADLHEVTIRSIKEDLHIAETYGAVGAVVHCGKHVGEGVEYGTRRMVETLNEILSEYQGSTRLLLENTAGQGSELGLAIEDLVRVREATDYPEKIGFCFDTCHAFAAGVWNEDSFDDLVQTMEETGYLEQLVAIHFNDSKAPYDSRKDRHEKIGQGEIGASALSLFLRCDRFEGLPVILETPVENETEYAEEITYLHQLKDAETTA
- a CDS encoding glycerophosphodiester phosphodiesterase, producing the protein MGQTKVLAHRGYSAKAPENTMAAFRLAAEAGADGLELDVHLSKDGEVVVIHDETVKRTTGKKGKVTNLTLEEIRRLDAGSWLHDHFAGEPIPTLDEVLSLTADKGLWINIELKNNKIRYPGLEQAVLERVDRYGMAERTIISSFNHYSLRTIHELRPEMDTAILYMADLFEPWQYARHVGVSSLHPYWPTVREETVYGCQQAGLPVRPFTVNRQQEMRRLLQLSVEAIITDHVTVLLEERRATVPDGAACE
- a CDS encoding iron-sulfur cluster biosynthesis family protein, with product MEVIIEPNTHQRLMECRPTTDAALRLAALHEGCGCGATLLYEMNWDLPQPDDLRQEVGSITVVVDRESALYFDSTLQVEHLPDANGFSLKSANQIYLSNTAL
- a CDS encoding endonuclease III domain-containing protein; the protein is MIAKKLTPTAVRQGWEILRQWRPALTTAEWWGVEDSFERAIGAVLVQRTTWRQAFQALTALRKAGWTQPATLAALDEAVLRQQIRPAGFYHAKAATLIRLAQWWTEAGGKEFFHTMSTLHLRQELLSIRGIGAETADLILSDALARSTFVVDAYSRRIWSRWLGITELEDDFVRRTVITTLEQRSNLSRLHALLVELGKDHCRKGKPRCVGCPLQQSCVYYRGRPQEG
- a CDS encoding fumarylacetoacetate hydrolase family protein gives rise to the protein MKWVRIPSGNGIRWGYRLEDGRIQLVVGEPWGSFTAEEEPVAAPTALPAPVHPRKLIAIGRNYAKHAAEKGNEVPTEPLFFLVSPTAIIADGETIRLPNREDRIEHEAELAVVIGTPGKNIPEEQAWDHIWGYTCALDITNRVQQKKDGQFTRSKSHDTFKPVGPWIETDWDPTDRTLRLWVNNELKQEGSTAEMVHSIPRLIAALSAVFPLESGDVILTGTPAGVGPLAAGDQVEMEIEGLGRLSHPVVG
- a CDS encoding leucyl aminopeptidase; translated protein: MEWRMTKEPVERLATDGIVVVHTQGEEALKGCTRMLDEALDHRLSQLVSEGEITGRYREIRLVHNWGKIPAKRLLIVGLGKESDLDLDRWRNGMALAAKTARKAGIKQLAIGCSSARLKERFNSADWVQALVEGIELGTYRYDGYKTKEQTEKQELETVWLALEGVSDSALKAGLERGIAFAAATKTARDLVNEPANKLTPSTLAERSRELADQYGLEADILTEERLVELGMDALLSVGRAGEPAQMIVLTHRGAPESQEMLGLVGKGITFDSGGIQVKPGRGMEEMKGDMAGAAAVFGAMEAIGRLKPHCNVMAVIPACENMINGDGYRPGDVIGSFSGKTIEINHTDAEGRLVLADGISYARRLGATSLVNVATLTGAVIIALGHTTTGLMTNHDDWAAQVKEAALLTGEKVWELPLFPEYDEYLKSNVADLKNVNGSVAGVIQGGMFLKHFAEETPWVHLDIAGTADTKKDDGIHNKGATGVAVRTLTQLAVGFGK
- a CDS encoding YktB family protein yields the protein MAFHGFTQSDFNVFSIPGLEPRMEALKERIRPNLEALGEEMAPFLSDLTGETMYVHVAKHARRSVHPPAETWVAWSSQKRGYKSLPHFQVGLREQECFAMFALIYEYPRKPEFARDLLEQLDEVLPTLPRHFVISQDHTRPETDSLQELGQEGLQRVLERLQRVKKAEFLCGSLHQHNESLLHKPDVLKKVGNHLFPSCSTVSTGAAVSGCSRLRL